The following coding sequences are from one Planctomicrobium piriforme window:
- a CDS encoding GIY-YIG nuclease family protein — protein sequence MESHYAGKDFWTRAVFFVASQGQLNKAHVQYLESQLVNRADAAKRVPLENGNRPADPTLSEADRADMDVFLYNMLGMLPLLGIDAFEQSPAMTKLDMPLLSCQGKGILANGIDTPQGFVVRTGSDASFAEVPSLKEHLPNVSKVRADLIDNRVLVRDGDKFKFTQDYTFNSPSLASSVVLGRSTNGRTDWKDANGKTLKQIQADQTKG from the coding sequence TTGGAAAGCCATTATGCGGGAAAAGACTTCTGGACCCGCGCCGTGTTTTTTGTTGCGAGTCAGGGACAATTGAACAAGGCTCATGTCCAATACCTGGAGTCGCAGTTGGTCAATCGAGCCGACGCAGCGAAAAGAGTGCCCTTGGAAAATGGAAATAGGCCCGCCGATCCGACGCTGTCGGAAGCGGATCGAGCCGACATGGACGTGTTTCTCTATAACATGCTCGGTATGCTACCACTGCTGGGCATTGATGCGTTCGAGCAAAGTCCGGCCATGACAAAGCTCGATATGCCGTTACTGAGCTGTCAGGGGAAGGGAATTCTTGCGAACGGTATTGATACACCTCAGGGATTCGTCGTCCGCACAGGATCCGATGCTTCTTTTGCCGAAGTCCCATCGCTCAAAGAGCACCTTCCAAACGTGAGTAAGGTCCGCGCGGACTTGATCGACAATCGCGTTTTGGTCCGAGACGGCGACAAATTCAAGTTCACTCAGGACTACACGTTCAATTCTCCTTCGCTTGCATCATCAGTAGTGCTGGGGCGATCGACCAACGGTCGAACGGATTGGAAAGATGCAAATGGAAAGACGCTCAAGCAGATTCAGGCGGATCAGACGAAAGGCTGA